A region of Toxorhynchites rutilus septentrionalis strain SRP chromosome 1, ASM2978413v1, whole genome shotgun sequence DNA encodes the following proteins:
- the LOC129770220 gene encoding bifunctional purine biosynthesis protein ATIC isoform X1, giving the protein MFLQFSLKYYRSWFRAIRESGSSISHYAQYTHKDKIMDNGNIALLSVSDKSNLLELAAGLNQLGLKLVASGGTAKAIRDQGLPVRDVSDITGAPEMLGGRVKTLHPAVHAGILARETDSDMSDIKRQDYELVQVVVCNLYPFGLTISKPDVTIADAVENIDIGGVTLLRAAAKNHKRVTVLCDPKDYGKVLDEIKQYGDTAPSTRQMLALKAFTHTAEYDNLISDYFRKQYSTGVSQLNLRYGMNPHQKPAQIFTTLEKLPLKVINASPGFINLCDALNGWQLVRDLRKALGLPAATSFKHVSPAGAAVGVPLTLDQAKLCMVDDLFESLTPLATAYARARGADRMSSFGDFVALSDTCDLITAKIISREVSDGIIAPGYTNDALELLKKKKNGAYCVLQIDPTYEPSPIERKTLFGLQMEQRRNDADINKELFTNIVTKNKTLPESALRDLIVATIALKYTQSNSVCYAKDGQVVGIGAGQQSRIHCTRLAGDKADNWWLRQHPRVTSMQFKKGVKRAEISNAIDNYVNGTVGKDMPLAQFEAMYDEVPEFLTSVDKQIWAKQLNGVCLGSDAFFPFRDNIDRATQSGVSFIASPSGSTNDAGVIDACNDHDIVMVHTNLRLFHH; this is encoded by the exons ATGTT CTTGCAGTTCTCCCTTAAGTACTACCGCAGTTGGTTTCGAGCAATACGAGAAAGCGGATCATCAATCTCTCATTACGCCCAGTATACCCATAAAGACAAAATTATGGACAACGGAAATATCG CTCTTCTAAGCGTATCGGATAAATCTAATTTGCTAGAGCTTGCAGCGGGACTTAATCAGCTCGGGCTAAAATTGGTAGCAAGTGGAGGAACAGCGAAGGCGATTCGTGATCAGGGTCTTCCGGTGCGCGATGTGTCAGATATCACGGGAGCTCCGGAAATGTTGGGTGGACGTGTAAAAACATTGCATCCCGCTGTTCACGCTGGTATCTTGGCCCGCGAAACCGATTCCGACATGAGTGATATTAAGCGTCAGGATTATGAACTGGTGCAAGTCGTTGTATGCAATTTATATCCTTTTGGTTTAACAATCTCGAAACCGGACGTAACGATTGCCGATGCTGTTGAGAATATCGATATTGGGGGTGTTACGTTGCTTCGAGCTGCTGCTAAAAATCACAAACGAGTCACTGTCTTGTGCGATCCGAAAGATTATGGCAAAGTACTGGATGAAATCAAGCAATACGGAGATACCGCCCCGTCAACCCGGCAGATGCTGGCCTTGAAGGCCTTCACGCACACGGCAGAGTATGATAATCTGATTTCGGACTATTTCCGGAAGCAATATTCAACGGGGGTATCGCAACTTAATCTCCGTTATGGAATGAACCCGCATCAGAAACCGGCCCAAATTTTCACCACCCTAGAAAAGCTTCCATTGAAAGTTATTAACGCTTCTCCAGGTTTTATTAATCTGTGTGACGCTTTAAACGGCTGGCAATTGGTACGCGATCTGAGAAAGGCTCTCGGTCTACCAGCTGCCACAAGCTTCAAACATGTTTCGCCAGCTGGAGCTGCTGTCGGGGTACCGTTAACGTTGGATCAGGCTAAACTCTGCATGGTTGATGACCTATTCGAATCTCTAACTCCACTAGCAACGGCCTATGCTCGAGCTCGCGGTGCCGACCGTATGTCTTCGTTCGGTGATTTCGTAGCATTGTCTGATACCTGCGATTTGATTACGGCAAAGATAATTTCTCGAGAAGTATCTGACGGCATAATTGCGCCGGGATACACGAATGATGCTTTGGAGTTgttgaagaaaaagaaaaacggGGCTTATTGTGTACTGCAAATTGATCCAACGTATGAGCCGAGTCCCATCGAAAGAAAGACTCTGTTCGGATTGCAAATGGAGCAACGCCGCAACGATGCAGATATCAATAAGGAACTGTTTACAAACATCGTTACTAAAAACAAGACTCTTCCTGAATCTGCTCTCAGAGACCTAATAGTTGCCACGATTGCACTGAAGTACACTCAGAGCAACTCAGTTTGTTATGCAAAAGACGGCCAAGTGGTTGGCATTGGAGCCGGACAGCAGTCCCGTATTCACTGCACTCGTCTTGCTGGTGATAAGGCTGATAATTG GTGGCTACGCCAGCATCCACGAGTAACATCTATGCAGTTCAAGAAGGGAGTGAAACGTGCGGAAATTTCCAATGCAATCGACAATTATGTCAACGGCACTGTCGGTAAGGATATGCCTCTGGCTCAATTCGAGGCTATGTACGATGAGGTTCCGGAATTTCTGACCAGTGTTGACAAGCAAATCTGGGCCAAGCAACTGAACGGTGTATGTCTCGGATCGGACGCTTTCTTCCCCTTCAGGGATAACATCGACAGAGCAACACAAAGTGGGGTGTCATTTATTGCCAGTCCATCTGGTTCTACCAACGATGCTGGAGTAATCGATGCGTGCAATGATCATGACATTGTAATGGTGCACACTAATTTGAGATTGTTCCATCATTAG
- the LOC129770220 gene encoding bifunctional purine biosynthesis protein ATIC isoform X2 has translation MDNGNIALLSVSDKSNLLELAAGLNQLGLKLVASGGTAKAIRDQGLPVRDVSDITGAPEMLGGRVKTLHPAVHAGILARETDSDMSDIKRQDYELVQVVVCNLYPFGLTISKPDVTIADAVENIDIGGVTLLRAAAKNHKRVTVLCDPKDYGKVLDEIKQYGDTAPSTRQMLALKAFTHTAEYDNLISDYFRKQYSTGVSQLNLRYGMNPHQKPAQIFTTLEKLPLKVINASPGFINLCDALNGWQLVRDLRKALGLPAATSFKHVSPAGAAVGVPLTLDQAKLCMVDDLFESLTPLATAYARARGADRMSSFGDFVALSDTCDLITAKIISREVSDGIIAPGYTNDALELLKKKKNGAYCVLQIDPTYEPSPIERKTLFGLQMEQRRNDADINKELFTNIVTKNKTLPESALRDLIVATIALKYTQSNSVCYAKDGQVVGIGAGQQSRIHCTRLAGDKADNWWLRQHPRVTSMQFKKGVKRAEISNAIDNYVNGTVGKDMPLAQFEAMYDEVPEFLTSVDKQIWAKQLNGVCLGSDAFFPFRDNIDRATQSGVSFIASPSGSTNDAGVIDACNDHDIVMVHTNLRLFHH, from the exons ATGGACAACGGAAATATCG CTCTTCTAAGCGTATCGGATAAATCTAATTTGCTAGAGCTTGCAGCGGGACTTAATCAGCTCGGGCTAAAATTGGTAGCAAGTGGAGGAACAGCGAAGGCGATTCGTGATCAGGGTCTTCCGGTGCGCGATGTGTCAGATATCACGGGAGCTCCGGAAATGTTGGGTGGACGTGTAAAAACATTGCATCCCGCTGTTCACGCTGGTATCTTGGCCCGCGAAACCGATTCCGACATGAGTGATATTAAGCGTCAGGATTATGAACTGGTGCAAGTCGTTGTATGCAATTTATATCCTTTTGGTTTAACAATCTCGAAACCGGACGTAACGATTGCCGATGCTGTTGAGAATATCGATATTGGGGGTGTTACGTTGCTTCGAGCTGCTGCTAAAAATCACAAACGAGTCACTGTCTTGTGCGATCCGAAAGATTATGGCAAAGTACTGGATGAAATCAAGCAATACGGAGATACCGCCCCGTCAACCCGGCAGATGCTGGCCTTGAAGGCCTTCACGCACACGGCAGAGTATGATAATCTGATTTCGGACTATTTCCGGAAGCAATATTCAACGGGGGTATCGCAACTTAATCTCCGTTATGGAATGAACCCGCATCAGAAACCGGCCCAAATTTTCACCACCCTAGAAAAGCTTCCATTGAAAGTTATTAACGCTTCTCCAGGTTTTATTAATCTGTGTGACGCTTTAAACGGCTGGCAATTGGTACGCGATCTGAGAAAGGCTCTCGGTCTACCAGCTGCCACAAGCTTCAAACATGTTTCGCCAGCTGGAGCTGCTGTCGGGGTACCGTTAACGTTGGATCAGGCTAAACTCTGCATGGTTGATGACCTATTCGAATCTCTAACTCCACTAGCAACGGCCTATGCTCGAGCTCGCGGTGCCGACCGTATGTCTTCGTTCGGTGATTTCGTAGCATTGTCTGATACCTGCGATTTGATTACGGCAAAGATAATTTCTCGAGAAGTATCTGACGGCATAATTGCGCCGGGATACACGAATGATGCTTTGGAGTTgttgaagaaaaagaaaaacggGGCTTATTGTGTACTGCAAATTGATCCAACGTATGAGCCGAGTCCCATCGAAAGAAAGACTCTGTTCGGATTGCAAATGGAGCAACGCCGCAACGATGCAGATATCAATAAGGAACTGTTTACAAACATCGTTACTAAAAACAAGACTCTTCCTGAATCTGCTCTCAGAGACCTAATAGTTGCCACGATTGCACTGAAGTACACTCAGAGCAACTCAGTTTGTTATGCAAAAGACGGCCAAGTGGTTGGCATTGGAGCCGGACAGCAGTCCCGTATTCACTGCACTCGTCTTGCTGGTGATAAGGCTGATAATTG GTGGCTACGCCAGCATCCACGAGTAACATCTATGCAGTTCAAGAAGGGAGTGAAACGTGCGGAAATTTCCAATGCAATCGACAATTATGTCAACGGCACTGTCGGTAAGGATATGCCTCTGGCTCAATTCGAGGCTATGTACGATGAGGTTCCGGAATTTCTGACCAGTGTTGACAAGCAAATCTGGGCCAAGCAACTGAACGGTGTATGTCTCGGATCGGACGCTTTCTTCCCCTTCAGGGATAACATCGACAGAGCAACACAAAGTGGGGTGTCATTTATTGCCAGTCCATCTGGTTCTACCAACGATGCTGGAGTAATCGATGCGTGCAATGATCATGACATTGTAATGGTGCACACTAATTTGAGATTGTTCCATCATTAG
- the LOC129771421 gene encoding leucine-rich melanocyte differentiation-associated protein-like: MEAAYDRDSGQNFSARLNLYKSGGKYFGVDSASTEIVCMSYQPVKRNAMDDINWSKIIYIEDEQKLIYFDQKTYKLPEAILNLYSDRVRHLDLSYNKLSSFESLELFCNLEELVLDNNYLTDDIIFPAQLDQVKLLSINNNKFENLDLLLTKLSLCFPNLEYLSLLGNPACPCHFLNLKYSEYDYLKYRLYIIRYLPRLHILDAQRVKKMERDFVRSQQLQEYEEEESGSRTGNTLKHFYANLSNRLGVRRKEPPVYHPLPENIREAGDHRGAYGKCRYRYVGAQSEGNRFILNTDL; the protein is encoded by the exons ATGGAAGCTGCGTACGATAGGGATAGTGGACAAAATTTCAGTGCTCGATTAAATCTATACAAATCTGGTGGAAAATACTTTGGCGTCGATAGTGCGTCAACCGAAATCGTCTGTATGAGTTATCAACCTGTGAAAAGAAACGCGATGGATGACATTAACTGGAGCAAAATTATTTACATAGAAGATGAACAGAAG CTAATATATTTCGACCAGAAGACTTACAAACTTCCGGAAGCAATTCTCAACCTCTATTCGGACCGCGTCCGGCATTTGGATCTTAGCTACAACAAACTGTCATCGTTTGAATCTCTCGAACTATTCTGCAACCTCGAAGAACTAGTCTTGGATAACAACTACCTAACAGACGACATCATATTCCCCGCCCAGCTTGATCAAGTCAAGCTGCTATCGATTAATAACAATAAG TTTGAAAACCTAGATTTACTTCTCACGAAGTTATCTCTCTGCTTCCCGAACCTGGAATACTTAAGCTTGCTTGGGAATCCCGCCTGCCCATGCCATTTTCTGAACCTCAAATATTCGGAGTACGACTATCTAAAATATCG GCTGTACATAATTCGATACCTACCCCGACTCCATATCCTCGATGCGCAGCGCGTAAAAAAGATGGAACGTGATTTTGTACGAAGCCAACAGCTGCAGGAATACGAAGAGGAAGAATCAGGCAGTCGGACCGGAAACACACTTAAGCATTTCTATGCGAACCTAAGCAACAGGCTGGGCGTACGTCGCAAAGAGCCACCGGTCTACCATCCGTTGCCGGAAAACATCCGCGAAGCTGGTGACCATCGGGGAGCTTACGGCAAATGTCGCTATCGTTACGTCGGCGCTCAGTCTGAGGGGAACCGGTTTATACTGAATACGGATTTATGA